A genomic stretch from Sulfurimonas sediminis includes:
- a CDS encoding FAD-dependent oxidoreductase, whose translation MSKVYFSTWNGELVNNIGKPQEEWEESAYNLPAQYDDHRDSKAFIGWDGVSLFHEDVDVIRLAMEYAAQYQVYSEACGRCAPGRWGGRILYDQLDKIARGEGELADLDHLKEIGKSMQITSKCEIGKTVPNPILDLMNHFEDTFLECINEKKKSKHYDEKIGYIAKITAPCTDACPAHVDIPGYIEGVRDLRFDDSLEATRQTMPLAHTCGRVCPHPCEDACRRTNLDEPISIMALKRLGADWETDHEYSFFHPMEKKPPIDKKVAVIGAGPAGLTTAYYLAAEGIEVDVYEDLPVLGGEVAVGVPEYRMPVDKYNQDIECVRDMGVNFITNSRITADDMRRFEKEYDATMVAVGTRISKKVRCENERPEIKGYWGAIDFLDRVNLYEKYGITIPKEVQEENLLTTDYVDLTGKTVVCVGGGFTSMDVVRCAIRANAKKVYMIYRRDEKTIIRNTTYEEYHEAVEEGVEFLFHSAVNKITTDENDILRELLIDKFELVPDPNGGRAQLVKIEGESYTIEADYLIPAVSQSADLDLLPEEWEIEMTSWATIKTNGKDYMTSRKGIFAAGDCEYGPMTIVNAVGQAKRAASVMARYVQTGEISLTDDEIMEDHLVKLKVYDKKEKVTGWLPGLPREHSSVLDVEVRKHNNAEVNLGFTQEQALSEADRCMRCYYIAMVQA comes from the coding sequence GTGAGCAAAGTATATTTTTCTACTTGGAATGGTGAGCTTGTTAATAATATTGGCAAACCCCAAGAAGAGTGGGAGGAATCAGCTTATAATTTACCGGCACAATATGATGATCACCGTGATTCAAAAGCTTTTATCGGCTGGGATGGTGTTTCGTTGTTTCATGAGGATGTAGATGTTATCCGTCTTGCGATGGAATATGCTGCACAGTATCAAGTCTATTCGGAAGCATGCGGAAGATGTGCTCCTGGAAGATGGGGTGGCCGTATTTTATATGACCAGCTTGATAAAATTGCTCGTGGTGAAGGTGAATTGGCTGATTTAGACCACTTAAAAGAGATCGGTAAAAGTATGCAGATAACTTCTAAGTGTGAGATTGGAAAAACAGTTCCAAATCCTATACTTGATTTGATGAATCATTTTGAAGATACATTCCTGGAGTGTATTAACGAAAAGAAAAAGTCAAAACATTATGATGAAAAAATCGGTTATATAGCAAAAATAACGGCACCGTGTACGGATGCCTGTCCTGCGCATGTTGATATACCCGGATATATTGAGGGTGTAAGAGACTTGCGTTTTGACGACTCCCTGGAAGCGACACGCCAGACCATGCCGCTTGCACACACATGTGGGCGTGTTTGTCCGCATCCGTGTGAAGATGCCTGTCGAAGAACCAATCTTGATGAGCCTATTTCAATTATGGCGCTTAAACGTTTGGGTGCAGACTGGGAAACCGATCATGAATACAGCTTTTTTCATCCTATGGAGAAAAAACCGCCGATTGATAAAAAAGTTGCTGTTATCGGTGCAGGTCCTGCAGGACTCACAACTGCCTATTATCTTGCTGCAGAGGGAATAGAAGTTGATGTTTATGAAGACCTTCCTGTCTTGGGCGGTGAAGTGGCTGTCGGTGTTCCCGAATACCGTATGCCTGTTGACAAATATAATCAAGATATTGAATGTGTCCGTGATATGGGTGTGAATTTTATCACAAACTCCAGAATTACTGCTGATGATATGCGAAGATTTGAAAAAGAATATGATGCAACAATGGTAGCTGTCGGTACCCGAATCTCCAAAAAGGTGCGTTGTGAAAATGAGAGACCTGAGATTAAGGGATACTGGGGAGCAATTGACTTTCTTGACCGTGTCAATCTGTATGAAAAATACGGTATTACCATTCCAAAAGAGGTTCAGGAAGAGAATCTGCTGACAACCGATTATGTAGACTTGACAGGTAAAACTGTTGTCTGTGTCGGTGGCGGATTTACTTCAATGGATGTTGTGCGTTGTGCAATTCGGGCAAACGCAAAAAAAGTCTATATGATTTACCGTCGTGATGAGAAGACAATTATACGCAATACAACTTATGAAGAGTACCATGAAGCGGTTGAAGAGGGTGTTGAGTTTCTTTTTCACTCCGCTGTAAATAAAATTACGACAGATGAAAATGATATTTTAAGAGAGTTGCTGATTGACAAGTTTGAACTTGTTCCGGATCCAAACGGTGGACGCGCGCAGCTTGTAAAAATTGAAGGAGAGTCTTATACCATTGAAGCAGACTATCTTATTCCTGCGGTATCTCAGTCGGCTGATTTGGATCTGCTGCCTGAAGAGTGGGAAATAGAGATGACTTCATGGGCTACAATCAAGACAAACGGAAAAGACTATATGACATCACGCAAAGGTATTTTTGCCGCAGGTGACTGTGAGTATGGTCCTATGACGATTGTCAATGCCGTAGGTCAGGCAAAGCGGGCAGCATCAGTCATGGCTCGTTATGTGCAGACCGGTGAAATAAGCTTGACTGATGATGAGATTATGGAAGATCATCTTGTAAAACTGAAAGTTTATGATAAAAAAGAGAAAGTTACCGGCTGGCTGCCGGGTCTTCCTCGTGAGCACTCTTCTGTTTTGGATGTTGAAGTGCGAAAGCATAATAATGCGGAAGTAAACCTTGGCTTTACACAGGAGCAGGCTTTAAGTGAAGCTGACAGATGTATGCGTTGTTATTATATAGCAATGGTACAGGCATAA
- a CDS encoding NADH-ubiquinone oxidoreductase subunit E family protein translates to MKRYDLRHLKDNFEPRMKEILQEKHKPTETLIFLFEIGDFSPIQRSADLVKECGYELYNSLKFNEVDWTIVVKK, encoded by the coding sequence ATGAAAAGATATGATTTAAGACACTTAAAAGATAATTTTGAACCTCGTATGAAAGAGATTTTGCAAGAGAAACACAAGCCTACCGAGACTTTGATTTTTCTTTTTGAAATAGGAGATTTTTCTCCAATTCAAAGAAGTGCTGATTTGGTAAAAGAGTGTGGGTATGAACTGTATAACTCATTAAAATTTAACGAAGTCGACTGGACTATCGTAGTGAAAAAATAG
- the nuoD gene encoding NADH dehydrogenase (quinone) subunit D yields the protein MAQVKNRLTPFFENITFDRDDNELILNFGPQHPSAHGQLRLMLHLQQEQIVKAHPDIGYLHRGMEKMAENMIYNEFMPTTDRMDYIASSSNNYGFALAVEKLIGLEVPRRAKVIRMLLLEINRLMSHLFWLATTALDIGAMTVFLFAFREREYLMDIIEGYCGARLTHAAIRIGGVPLDLQDGFLHQLRVFLNKLPQNIKDYEDLLDSNRIWLMRMEEVGVISTEMALSWGCTGPMLRASGVAWDIRKEEPYELYDEVEFDVPFSDKGDNFARYRIYMEEMRQSAKILYQCIEMYEKCEKDGQTDLMAHAPKYISAPKIDIMTQNYSLMQHFVLVTQGMRPPVGEVYVPTESPKGELGFYINSQGGPYPYRLKLRAPSFWHTGILTDLLPGHYIPDVVSIIGTTNIVFGEVDR from the coding sequence ATGGCACAGGTAAAAAACAGATTAACACCGTTTTTTGAAAATATAACATTTGACAGAGATGACAATGAACTGATATTAAACTTCGGTCCACAGCATCCGTCTGCTCACGGGCAGTTGCGTTTAATGCTGCATCTGCAACAGGAACAGATTGTAAAAGCACATCCTGATATCGGGTATTTGCACCGTGGTATGGAGAAGATGGCTGAAAACATGATTTATAACGAGTTTATGCCGACAACAGACCGTATGGACTATATTGCATCATCTTCAAACAACTACGGCTTTGCTCTGGCTGTTGAAAAACTCATCGGGCTTGAAGTGCCTCGCCGTGCAAAAGTCATTCGTATGCTTCTTTTGGAAATCAACCGTTTAATGTCTCACCTTTTTTGGTTGGCAACGACGGCACTTGACATCGGAGCTATGACGGTTTTTCTTTTTGCTTTCCGTGAAAGAGAATACCTGATGGATATTATCGAAGGCTATTGTGGTGCACGTTTGACACATGCGGCAATTCGTATAGGTGGAGTCCCTCTTGATCTGCAGGATGGATTTTTGCACCAGTTGAGAGTATTTTTAAACAAACTGCCGCAGAATATTAAAGACTATGAAGACCTTTTGGACTCTAACCGTATTTGGCTGATGAGAATGGAAGAGGTGGGAGTGATTTCTACAGAGATGGCACTTTCATGGGGCTGTACAGGTCCAATGCTCAGAGCTTCCGGTGTTGCATGGGACATTCGTAAAGAAGAGCCGTATGAACTCTATGATGAAGTGGAGTTTGATGTTCCTTTTTCAGACAAAGGTGATAACTTTGCCCGTTACCGTATCTATATGGAAGAGATGAGACAAAGTGCAAAGATTCTGTACCAATGTATAGAAATGTATGAAAAATGTGAAAAAGACGGACAGACTGACTTGATGGCACATGCTCCGAAGTATATTTCCGCACCGAAAATTGACATCATGACACAAAACTACTCTTTGATGCAGCACTTTGTGCTTGTAACACAGGGGATGAGACCACCGGTTGGAGAAGTCTACGTACCGACGGAGTCACCGAAAGGGGAGCTTGGATTCTACATCAATTCCCAAGGTGGTCCTTATCCGTACAGACTAAAACTCCGTGCGCCGTCATTTTGGCACACCGGAATTTTAACCGACTTGTTACCGGGTCATTACATTCCAGATGTTGTTTCTATAATTGGGACAACAAATATTGTATTTGGTGAGGTTGACAGATAA